From the Planctomycetaceae bacterium genome, the window CAGGAACTGTATATCTACCAGTGCACTGCGGATACACGCCCCGAAGACCTGCTGGTTACGCCTGTGCTCGCCGAAAGCGGCAAGATCGCCTATCACGCTTCGCCCATGGTTACCGCCATGATTCGCGGTGGCGTCTGCATTCTGGATGAAGGCAACCGCATGAACGAAAAGTCATGGGCGAGTCTGGCACCGCTGCTCGACTATCGACGCTATGTCGAATCGATTGTTGCCGGGATCACGATTCACGCGCATCCTGATTTCCGATGCGCTGTCACAATGAATGATGATGAATCGACATTCGAAATTCCGGACTACATCCTCAGCCGATTGCAGCCAACGCTAACACTGGGACATCCGTCCCGCGAAGATGAACTCACCATTCTGCAGTACCATCTGCCATTCGCTGATGATCAGATGCTGAATTTGACCGTCGACTTCCTTCAGCAGGCCCATTCGCTGAATCTTGATTTTTCAACCCGTGACGGAATTAATATCCTTCGCTTCGCACTCAAACGATTATCACAGGACCCCACACACCCGGTGGCCAGAGATGACGTCTGGCGCGAGGCGCTGGAACGCTGCCTGGGAGAAGATGCCAGTGATCTTCAGTCGTTAGCTGACAAACGCAGTCAGTCGCTGGGCGGAAATCAGATTCCAATGGGCCTCGGTGATTTCTTCTTTTCACCGGACGACCCACTTCATCCGGATATGGACGACCTTGATGACCTCGATGAAATGGATGACCTCGACGACCTGAACGACTGACGATTACGACGCCTGACGAAATCCCCATCTTCTGACTGCTCCTGATGCTATGTGTTCGACAACCGCTTCTGTCATCATCGACTTGTCAAAAGCGGCGAATGCGTTGCGAAACGGTCAACTCGTCGCATTCCCGACCGAAACGGTGTACGGACTTGGGGCCGACGCCACCAGTAGTGCGGCAGTGGCTCGGATTTTTGAAGCCAAACAACGCCCCAGCTTCGACCCTCTGATCGTTCACATTGCATCACAGCAGCAGTTGCCGCAGGTGGTGCAGATATTCCCCGACGTCGCCAGAAGACTGGCCGATCACTTCTGGCCCGGACCACTGACGATGGTACTCCCCCGAAGCGCCAGCATTCCCGACCTTGTCACTTCCGGACTGCCCGGTGTTGGCGTGAGGATTCCGGCCCATCCGATCGCCCGAAAACTACTTGAGCTGACCGATCGTCCCATCGCCGCCCCCAGCGCGAATCCTTTCGGACGCATCAGCCCGACCACAACGGCTCACGTGCTTCAGGGGCTCGGAGATCGGATTGACTTTGTGGTTGAAGGCGGTCCCTGTGGAGTTGGTCTGGAATCGACCGTGATTTCTCTGATGCAGGAACAGCCCCTGCTACTGCGTCATGGAGGCATCCCACTGGAATCCATCGAGCAGATTGTGGGAACCATCGCCGTCGCAGTTCCGAATTCTTCTGCCGATGACGCAGCTCAACCTGCGCCTGGGATGCTGAGCCGCCATTATGCACCGCGAAAACCACTGATTCTTCTCCCACATGAAGCTCGCGCCATCCCTGTTTCAGGGCAAAAATGCGGCCTGCTCACGGAATCAACGCGAACGTGGGACGACGGGTTCAGCCAGATCCTCCTGCTTCATTCCGATACAAACCCGGATATCGGAGTTCGACTGCAAACGTGTGCAGCAAACTTCTTTGCAATGATGAGAGCACTCGACTCAGCCGATCTTGATGTTATCATCGCACATGAGTTTCCGGAGGTTGGACTGGGGCGAGCCCTGAATGATCGGCTCCGTCGCGCGGCCGCTGGAAGCCGTCACGCTTCGTGATGTACTGTCTGACGAACGGTACGGTTCCTGATGCACCGTCACCTGGTCCTCCTTTCCGTGAAATCCCAGCGATCCCAATGAATAAGCCCCTGCAGCTCTTAGTACTGTCTGCCTGCCTGATTGCAGTCATCCCCCGACTACTATCGATGCCATTCGAATGGAATCTGTCTGCTCTGGGCGCCCTGGCTTTGCTTTGTGGGGCCACGGTCCAGCCGCGATGGCTGGCACTGCTGATTCCACTGGGTTGTCGTTTCCTGACCGACTGCTGGCTGGAAGCCAGGACTGGCCACGGCTTCTATAACAGCATGCTGTTCGATTATGCCGCTTACGGGCTCATCTGTTTGCTGGGCTGCTCCGTTGGTCGTGTGGGTCCGCTGGGATCACTTCTGTCCGGAATTGGCTCAGCCATTTTATTCTTCGTGGTCAGCAACTTTGGCGTCTGGATGCTGGCATCAGACCACTATTACGCTCGCGATCTCAGTGGATTGCTGAATTGTTACACGGCAGCGGTTCCGTTTGCCCGCGGGACATTTCTAGGTGACATTGCATTCAGCCTGATCTTTTTTGGTCTGCTCAATTACCTGCCCGGGTTGCAGACACGTTCAGCGGTTTCCGAGGAACCAGCAATGGAAACTCCGGGAGCCTCTGAATCCTGAGCCACACGGAAAACAGAAAGTTCTTCCGCCATGTCGACCGCCGAAACACCTCAGACGACTGAAGTTGGCAGCTACTTTATTTCCAACTACCCACCGTTCTCACTGTGGACAAACGAACGCGTCCCGGAAGTGATGTCGGTCTTTGACAAATCCGTCGAA encodes:
- a CDS encoding L-threonylcarbamoyladenylate synthase; translated protein: MCSTTASVIIDLSKAANALRNGQLVAFPTETVYGLGADATSSAAVARIFEAKQRPSFDPLIVHIASQQQLPQVVQIFPDVARRLADHFWPGPLTMVLPRSASIPDLVTSGLPGVGVRIPAHPIARKLLELTDRPIAAPSANPFGRISPTTTAHVLQGLGDRIDFVVEGGPCGVGLESTVISLMQEQPLLLRHGGIPLESIEQIVGTIAVAVPNSSADDAAQPAPGMLSRHYAPRKPLILLPHEARAIPVSGQKCGLLTESTRTWDDGFSQILLLHSDTNPDIGVRLQTCAANFFAMMRALDSADLDVIIAHEFPEVGLGRALNDRLRRAAAGSRHAS
- a CDS encoding AAA family ATPase, whose protein sequence is MSTTHNVEGINLRLATPDASKAEWIGQTEVLRQLLACWLVVDERDLPLTPRLVGTPGIGKTTLAISAARKRNQELYIYQCTADTRPEDLLVTPVLAESGKIAYHASPMVTAMIRGGVCILDEGNRMNEKSWASLAPLLDYRRYVESIVAGITIHAHPDFRCAVTMNDDESTFEIPDYILSRLQPTLTLGHPSREDELTILQYHLPFADDQMLNLTVDFLQQAHSLNLDFSTRDGINILRFALKRLSQDPTHPVARDDVWREALERCLGEDASDLQSLADKRSQSLGGNQIPMGLGDFFFSPDDPLHPDMDDLDDLDEMDDLDDLND
- a CDS encoding DUF6580 family putative transport protein, producing MNKPLQLLVLSACLIAVIPRLLSMPFEWNLSALGALALLCGATVQPRWLALLIPLGCRFLTDCWLEARTGHGFYNSMLFDYAAYGLICLLGCSVGRVGPLGSLLSGIGSAILFFVVSNFGVWMLASDHYYARDLSGLLNCYTAAVPFARGTFLGDIAFSLIFFGLLNYLPGLQTRSAVSEEPAMETPGASES